A region from the Bradyrhizobium erythrophlei genome encodes:
- a CDS encoding acetyl-CoA carboxylase biotin carboxylase subunit, which translates to MTIQKLLIANRGEIAVRIIRAARELGIATVQVYSKADKDSFAVRLADECVDIGPAQASKSYLNRDTILAAAKTTGADAIHPGYGFLAENAEFAAAVEAAGLIFVGPTAQSIRLMGDKVAAREAAAAAKVPTVPGSRGRLESAEAAFALAEKIGFPVMIKAAAGGGGRGIRIARSAEEFHHLMPQAQAEALAAFGDGGIYVEKLIEGARHIEVQILGDGHDVIHCFERECSLQRRRQKVWEEAPSPSLTPAIREKLCSSAVALAKAVHYRGAGTLEYLYDDRSHAFYFLEMNTRIQVEHPVTEMVTGIDLVREMIRIAGGEPLRIRQDQVRVNGHSIEVRINAEDPAKGFAPNPGTVTALSVPGGNGVRFDSMLYAGYTVPPFYDSLLGKLIVHDEDRASAIRRLERALGELNVEGLATTKPLHQALVRDPDVQAGRFHTAWLEPWLASHIAGLAAAEAAPAVPTVPAPATAK; encoded by the coding sequence ATGACGATCCAGAAACTTCTCATTGCCAATCGCGGCGAGATCGCCGTGCGCATCATTCGTGCGGCGCGCGAATTGGGCATTGCGACGGTGCAGGTCTACAGCAAGGCCGACAAGGACTCGTTTGCAGTGCGGCTTGCCGACGAGTGCGTCGACATCGGCCCTGCGCAGGCGTCGAAATCATATCTCAACCGTGATACGATTCTCGCCGCCGCCAAGACAACGGGCGCCGACGCGATCCATCCAGGCTATGGATTCCTTGCCGAAAATGCCGAGTTCGCCGCCGCGGTCGAGGCGGCGGGGCTGATCTTCGTGGGGCCGACGGCTCAATCGATCCGCCTGATGGGCGACAAGGTCGCCGCGCGCGAAGCGGCGGCGGCGGCGAAAGTGCCGACGGTTCCAGGCAGCCGCGGCCGTCTGGAGTCCGCCGAGGCGGCGTTCGCCCTGGCGGAGAAAATCGGCTTTCCCGTGATGATCAAGGCGGCGGCCGGCGGCGGCGGCCGCGGCATCCGCATCGCGCGCTCGGCCGAGGAGTTTCATCACCTGATGCCACAGGCGCAGGCCGAGGCGCTCGCGGCCTTCGGCGACGGCGGGATCTATGTCGAGAAGCTCATCGAAGGCGCGCGGCACATCGAGGTGCAGATTCTCGGCGACGGCCACGACGTCATCCACTGCTTCGAACGCGAGTGCTCGCTGCAGCGCCGCCGTCAGAAGGTCTGGGAGGAAGCTCCGTCGCCCTCGCTGACACCAGCCATTCGTGAAAAACTCTGTTCGTCGGCGGTCGCGCTCGCCAAGGCGGTGCACTACCGCGGCGCCGGGACGCTCGAATATCTGTACGACGATCGCAGCCACGCGTTCTATTTCCTGGAGATGAACACGCGCATCCAGGTCGAACATCCCGTGACCGAGATGGTGACCGGCATCGATCTGGTGCGCGAAATGATCCGGATCGCCGGCGGCGAGCCTCTGCGCATCCGCCAGGACCAGGTGCGCGTCAACGGTCACTCGATCGAGGTCCGCATCAACGCCGAGGATCCGGCGAAAGGCTTCGCCCCCAACCCGGGTACCGTCACCGCGCTCAGCGTGCCCGGCGGCAATGGCGTGCGTTTCGACAGCATGCTCTATGCCGGCTACACGGTGCCGCCGTTCTACGACAGCCTGCTCGGCAAGTTGATCGTCCACGACGAGGATCGGGCAAGCGCGATCCGACGTCTCGAACGCGCCCTCGGTGAACTGAACGTCGAGGGGCTGGCGACGACCAAGCCGCTGCACCAGGCGCTGGTTCGCGATCCCGACGTGCAGGCCGGGCGGTTTCATACCGCCTGGCTCGAACCGTGGCTGGCATCACATATCGCAGGTCTCGCCGCAGCAGAGGCTGCTCCGGCGGTGCCGACCGTTCCCGCTCCCGCAACCGCAAAATAA
- a CDS encoding DUF5681 domain-containing protein codes for MPRNNLGQFKPGTCGNPRGRPRKLPRKIHPDLLRADFFEISETLVPIIENGRRKLIPASLAIDKQLVLKAASGNLRAILEWSKMRHRHALEHVKRQLDCMEQLLKSEDILRKFPEDVTDEYKALTRNLRAAIDADYLP; via the coding sequence TTGCCACGTAACAACTTGGGCCAGTTCAAGCCCGGCACGTGCGGAAACCCGCGAGGGCGCCCGCGTAAGCTGCCGCGAAAGATTCATCCGGACTTACTCAGGGCGGATTTTTTCGAAATCAGCGAAACCTTGGTCCCAATTATCGAAAATGGTCGGCGCAAGCTAATTCCCGCGAGTCTAGCCATTGATAAGCAGCTCGTGTTAAAGGCCGCTTCAGGAAATTTGCGGGCAATCCTCGAATGGAGCAAGATGCGTCACAGGCACGCGTTGGAGCATGTAAAGAGACAGCTTGACTGTATGGAGCAGTTGCTGAAGTCGGAAGACATCTTGCGAAAGTTTCCGGAGGATGTGACGGATGAGTACAAGGCTTTGACCAGGAATTTGCGTGCCGCAATCGATGCTGATTATTTGCCCTAG
- a CDS encoding TetR/AcrR family transcriptional regulator, which translates to MRATPKTIQPQPSELDKPAKERIVEHADRLFTLWGVRISTDMIAHFAHTNVGTIIKHFGTRERLVSDFLKSLMKRAEQSWKQIEQEHPNDPEAQLRTWVLHSEFAADLSNQEEHAQLSRAAVDLIGIEAKNPLLSEIERFWQAERRKIVKLCEQARFRDPSGLADKLLLLVQGARNERNGYGFGGPSQKVREAGDDLMVAHGAQRKPLLEV; encoded by the coding sequence ATGCGAGCTACTCCCAAAACGATACAGCCTCAACCCTCGGAATTGGACAAGCCGGCCAAGGAGCGGATCGTCGAGCACGCTGATAGGCTATTCACCCTTTGGGGCGTCAGAATATCGACGGACATGATCGCCCACTTTGCGCACACCAATGTCGGCACGATCATCAAGCATTTCGGCACCCGAGAGCGGTTGGTTTCCGATTTCCTGAAATCGCTTATGAAGCGAGCGGAGCAATCATGGAAGCAGATCGAACAGGAACACCCAAATGATCCCGAGGCACAGCTCAGGACGTGGGTCCTCCACTCTGAATTCGCGGCCGACCTGTCCAATCAGGAAGAGCATGCCCAACTGTCGAGAGCTGCCGTGGATCTCATAGGCATTGAAGCCAAGAACCCTCTTTTGAGCGAAATCGAAAGGTTTTGGCAGGCCGAGCGACGGAAGATCGTAAAGTTGTGCGAACAGGCCAGGTTTCGCGATCCGTCGGGGTTGGCCGACAAGCTCCTGTTGCTGGTGCAGGGCGCGCGCAACGAGCGCAACGGCTACGGTTTTGGGGGGCCCAGTCAAAAGGTACGCGAGGCCGGGGACGACTTGATGGTAGCCCATGGTGCCCAGCGAAAGCCGCTTCTTGAAGTGTGA
- a CDS encoding ABC transporter substrate-binding protein yields MRFTKILSALAVAGALWSTPTLAADEIVVGFATAASGFMQAYDKPAQDAALIRIDEINKAGGLLGKKIKAVFADTKTDQAEGAKAGLAVLDQGADLVIVSCDYDFGAPAALQAQSAGKVSFFLCAESIKAGIPGVGPYSFSASVLAAVQGATMAEWAYTKKNARSFYRLLDSWTVYNKGICDGFDWEMPHLKDATLAGTDTFKNDDASIASQITRIKSLPKEPDAIMLCTMMPGAVSAIKQIRAAGIKSMILNGSGVDGSYWLSAVPDLSNFYVPVQGSIYGDDPNPKVAEFNKKYKEVTGGDPSSQYVYPGYVLIDVWAKAVERAKSTDAAPVVAELEKMTNEPTLFGPRTFSKDLHHQNQGRYLIVDTEAGKPKVVDQWTISEKIPVDYLVSK; encoded by the coding sequence ATGCGTTTCACCAAAATACTAAGTGCGTTGGCCGTGGCGGGCGCGCTGTGGTCGACCCCGACCCTGGCGGCCGACGAGATCGTGGTCGGATTTGCCACCGCCGCATCCGGCTTCATGCAGGCCTATGACAAGCCGGCCCAGGACGCCGCGCTGATCCGCATCGACGAGATCAACAAAGCGGGCGGATTGCTTGGCAAGAAGATCAAGGCCGTGTTTGCCGACACCAAGACCGATCAGGCCGAGGGCGCCAAAGCGGGCCTCGCGGTGCTCGACCAGGGCGCCGACCTCGTGATCGTCTCCTGCGACTATGACTTCGGTGCGCCGGCGGCTCTGCAGGCTCAGTCGGCCGGTAAAGTCTCCTTCTTCCTGTGCGCGGAGTCGATCAAGGCCGGCATCCCCGGGGTCGGTCCCTACTCGTTCTCCGCCTCAGTGCTGGCGGCGGTGCAGGGCGCGACGATGGCCGAGTGGGCCTACACCAAGAAGAATGCCCGCAGCTTCTACCGGCTGCTCGACAGCTGGACCGTCTATAACAAGGGAATCTGCGACGGCTTCGACTGGGAGATGCCGCATCTGAAGGACGCCACGCTCGCTGGCACCGACACCTTCAAGAACGACGATGCCTCGATCGCCTCCCAGATCACCCGCATCAAGAGCCTGCCGAAGGAGCCGGACGCCATCATGCTCTGCACGATGATGCCGGGCGCGGTTTCGGCCATCAAGCAGATCCGCGCCGCCGGCATCAAGTCGATGATCCTCAACGGCTCGGGCGTCGATGGCAGCTATTGGCTGAGCGCCGTTCCGGACCTGTCGAATTTCTACGTGCCGGTGCAGGGCTCGATCTATGGCGACGACCCCAATCCGAAGGTCGCCGAGTTCAACAAGAAGTACAAGGAAGTCACCGGCGGCGATCCGTCCAGCCAGTACGTCTATCCCGGCTATGTCCTGATCGACGTCTGGGCCAAGGCGGTCGAGCGCGCCAAGTCGACGGATGCCGCGCCTGTCGTGGCCGAACTGGAGAAAATGACCAACGAGCCCACGCTGTTCGGGCCGCGGACCTTCAGCAAGGACCTGCACCATCAGAACCAGGGCCGCTATCTGATCGTCGATACCGAAGCGGGCAAACCGAAAGTGGTCGATCAGTGGACGATTTCGGAGAAGATCCCGGTCGACTATCTAGTGTCCAAGTAA
- a CDS encoding branched-chain amino acid ABC transporter permease, whose amino-acid sequence MIWRTITTPVILVAALLAIAALTYQFGGRAFNRTVVEMFINIMVVAGLYVFVGNSGLLSFGHISFMCLGAYMTAWLTIPPMMKSVTLKGLPAWLLHTQLPMWVATPISGVFAALFALIVGRVIMRLSGIAASIATFGLLGVVNNVYSNWDSVTGGQGSIVGIPPNTNVWIGSLGAAVAIAIAYLYSISRSGLALRATRDEAVAASASGIDMVRERLIAFVVSAFIIGLAGALYAHFLSIVNPGSFYLRTTFITLSMLVVGGMSSLSGAVSGVVVISALIEMFRDLEKGVSLGGLTIALPNGVQEIAIGIITIVILMYLPTGLTRNREFSWRGWPLGQRLPQPVQTALKESN is encoded by the coding sequence GTGATTTGGCGAACGATCACGACACCGGTCATCCTGGTCGCCGCGCTGCTCGCCATTGCGGCCTTGACCTATCAATTCGGCGGCAGGGCCTTCAATCGCACCGTCGTCGAGATGTTCATCAACATCATGGTGGTCGCCGGCCTCTACGTCTTCGTCGGCAATTCGGGACTGCTGTCATTCGGCCATATCAGCTTCATGTGCCTCGGCGCCTATATGACCGCATGGCTGACCATCCCGCCGATGATGAAATCGGTCACGCTTAAGGGACTGCCCGCCTGGCTCCTGCACACGCAGTTGCCGATGTGGGTTGCGACGCCGATCTCGGGCGTATTCGCGGCCTTGTTCGCGCTCATCGTCGGGCGCGTCATCATGCGGTTATCGGGGATCGCGGCCTCGATCGCCACCTTCGGGCTGCTCGGCGTCGTCAACAACGTCTATTCGAACTGGGACTCGGTGACGGGCGGGCAAGGCTCTATTGTCGGCATCCCGCCCAATACGAATGTCTGGATCGGATCGCTGGGCGCCGCGGTCGCCATCGCGATTGCCTATCTCTACTCGATTTCCCGCTCCGGCCTCGCGCTTCGCGCCACCCGCGACGAGGCCGTGGCCGCCAGCGCCTCCGGAATCGACATGGTCCGCGAGCGGCTGATCGCCTTTGTCGTCAGCGCCTTCATCATTGGTCTGGCCGGCGCGCTCTATGCGCACTTCCTGAGCATCGTCAATCCGGGTTCGTTCTATCTGCGCACGACGTTCATCACCCTGTCGATGCTGGTGGTCGGCGGCATGAGCAGCCTCAGCGGGGCGGTATCCGGCGTCGTGGTGATTTCCGCGCTTATCGAGATGTTTCGCGACCTGGAAAAGGGCGTCAGCCTCGGCGGCCTGACCATCGCGCTCCCGAACGGAGTGCAGGAGATCGCAATCGGCATCATCACCATCGTCATCCTGATGTACTTGCCAACCGGCCTTACCCGCAACCGCGAGTTCTCCTGGAGAGGGTGGCCGCTCGGACAGCGGTTGCCGCAGCCTGTGCAGACGGCCCTGAAGGAATCGAATTGA
- a CDS encoding site-specific DNA-methyltransferase, giving the protein MSDFRIEHLPVADLKPNPRNARRHPKKQLHQIAASIREFGFNSIVVIDEDGVILVGHGRVEAAKLAGLTTLPVLRITHLTAEQKVGFSLADNKIALNSDWDMEQLTLLWRELSAQDLNFDLEVTGFETAEIDLLIDGPTVSTKADRSDIVPELQNEAVSRLGDLWHLGEHRLICADACDKAVYPELLNGEQARMVFADPPYNVPIDGHVGGLGGVKHREFKMASGEMTPAEFQQFLKVVFANMAEVSLNGAVHFICMDWRHMAEVMGAAHGIYSGLKNLCVWNKNNGGMGSFYRSKHELVFVYKVGTDPHVNTIELGKNGRYRTNVWDYAGVNTWRAGRDADLEMHPTVKPTALVIDAIKDCSRRGEIVLDAFSGSGTTIIAAHKCRRRARAIELDPLYVDVAIRRWQTFTGEGATMAITGETFAEVEERRGDPLQ; this is encoded by the coding sequence ATGAGTGATTTCCGCATCGAACATCTGCCCGTTGCTGATCTGAAGCCCAATCCCCGCAATGCGCGTCGACATCCCAAAAAGCAGCTGCACCAAATCGCAGCCTCAATCCGCGAGTTTGGCTTCAACAGCATTGTCGTCATTGACGAAGACGGCGTTATCCTGGTGGGCCATGGCCGGGTCGAAGCAGCCAAGCTGGCCGGTTTGACAACCCTTCCCGTCCTGCGCATTACGCATTTGACCGCCGAGCAGAAGGTCGGATTTTCGCTCGCCGACAATAAGATTGCACTCAATAGCGACTGGGATATGGAGCAGCTGACGCTGCTTTGGCGGGAGCTGTCCGCACAGGACCTTAATTTCGATCTGGAAGTAACGGGATTTGAGACGGCAGAAATCGACCTACTGATTGACGGCCCGACGGTTTCGACCAAGGCCGACCGCAGCGACATTGTTCCGGAACTGCAGAACGAAGCCGTCTCCCGATTGGGCGATCTCTGGCACCTAGGCGAACACCGGCTGATTTGCGCCGACGCCTGCGACAAGGCCGTTTACCCGGAATTGCTCAATGGCGAACAGGCAAGGATGGTATTTGCGGATCCTCCCTACAACGTCCCGATCGACGGTCACGTCGGGGGTCTTGGCGGGGTCAAACACCGGGAGTTCAAGATGGCCTCGGGTGAGATGACCCCGGCCGAATTTCAACAGTTCCTGAAGGTGGTGTTTGCTAACATGGCGGAGGTTAGCCTGAACGGTGCTGTCCACTTCATCTGCATGGACTGGCGCCATATGGCGGAAGTCATGGGTGCGGCACACGGCATCTACTCGGGACTCAAGAACCTCTGCGTCTGGAACAAGAACAACGGCGGAATGGGATCGTTTTATCGCTCAAAGCACGAGCTGGTGTTCGTCTACAAGGTGGGGACTGACCCCCATGTGAACACGATTGAGCTCGGAAAGAACGGGCGCTACCGGACCAACGTCTGGGACTACGCCGGCGTCAATACCTGGCGGGCCGGTCGAGACGCGGACCTGGAAATGCACCCGACGGTCAAGCCGACGGCGCTGGTGATCGACGCCATCAAGGACTGCTCCCGCCGCGGGGAGATCGTACTGGATGCTTTCTCCGGATCGGGAACGACCATCATTGCCGCTCACAAGTGCCGGCGCAGGGCACGCGCGATCGAACTCGATCCGCTCTATGTCGACGTCGCCATTCGCCGTTGGCAGACCTTTACCGGCGAGGGGGCAACGATGGCCATCACGGGCGAAACGTTTGCGGAGGTCGAGGAAAGGCGCGGTGATCCGTTGCAGTAG
- a CDS encoding LamB/YcsF family protein, producing the protein MVMINCDMGEAFGLYKMGDDEGLMPQIDVANVACGFHGSDFNHMRETVRLAKQHGVKVGAHPSLPDLQGFGRREMKIGREELTNCLLYQIGALKAFLDAEGVALNHIKPHGALYGMAARMEDIAEAVADAADVYKVPLFGMKGTLHEKVYQRRGHTFVAEYYADLDYNADGSLIITREHDAKDPTDAAARCLRAVTEGKTRTVAGNDITVGSDSICVHSDTPNAVDIAVAVRDAVRPYLAAR; encoded by the coding sequence ATGGTCATGATCAATTGCGACATGGGCGAGGCTTTCGGCCTCTACAAGATGGGCGATGACGAAGGCCTGATGCCCCAGATCGACGTCGCCAACGTCGCTTGCGGATTCCATGGCTCGGACTTCAATCACATGCGCGAGACCGTGCGCCTGGCCAAACAGCACGGCGTCAAGGTCGGCGCCCATCCCTCTCTGCCTGATTTGCAGGGGTTCGGACGCCGGGAGATGAAGATCGGCCGCGAAGAGCTGACGAACTGCCTGCTCTACCAGATCGGCGCGCTCAAGGCGTTCCTAGATGCCGAAGGCGTTGCTCTCAATCATATCAAGCCGCACGGCGCGCTCTATGGCATGGCCGCACGAATGGAGGACATCGCCGAGGCCGTGGCGGACGCCGCAGATGTCTACAAGGTGCCGCTGTTCGGCATGAAAGGGACGCTGCACGAGAAGGTCTATCAGCGCCGCGGTCACACCTTCGTCGCCGAATATTATGCCGATCTCGACTACAATGCCGATGGAAGCCTCATCATCACGCGCGAACACGATGCCAAGGATCCCACCGACGCGGCTGCACGCTGCCTGCGCGCCGTGACCGAAGGCAAGACGCGCACGGTGGCTGGAAACGACATCACCGTCGGGTCCGATTCCATCTGCGTCCACTCCGACACACCGAATGCCGTCGACATCGCCGTGGCGGTTCGCGACGCAGTCCGCCCCTATCTGGCAGCGCGCTGA
- a CDS encoding 5-oxoprolinase subunit B family protein, whose protein sequence is MQTRFSFGGDEHIFAEVDEAMSLEAFFKSLFITNAVRDARIKGVTEICPANASYQVKFDSDLIKPDDMLAELKRLDSAAGKSEPVIATRIIEIPVLYDDPWTNETLMRFRERHQDPNSTDLEYAARINHLDGVDAFIKAHSSAPWFVSMVGFVAGLPFLYQMVERKRQLQAPKYLRPRTDTPKLTVGHGGCFSCIYSVRGAGGYQMFGITPMPIYDPNQKISYLRDFMCLFKPGDIVKWKPIDRAAYDAAVGDVEAGRFAPVIRDVSFSLTEFNQDIDGYNHKLEGVLHGH, encoded by the coding sequence ATGCAAACTCGATTTTCCTTCGGCGGCGATGAGCACATCTTCGCCGAAGTGGATGAAGCGATGTCGCTCGAGGCTTTTTTCAAGAGCCTCTTCATCACCAATGCGGTGCGCGACGCCAGGATCAAGGGCGTCACCGAGATATGCCCGGCCAACGCCTCCTATCAGGTGAAGTTCGATTCCGATCTGATCAAGCCCGATGACATGCTCGCCGAGCTGAAGCGGCTGGATTCGGCTGCCGGGAAGTCGGAACCGGTGATCGCGACCAGGATCATCGAAATCCCGGTGCTGTACGACGATCCCTGGACCAACGAGACGCTGATGCGCTTCCGCGAGCGTCATCAGGATCCCAACAGCACCGATCTGGAATATGCCGCACGCATCAACCATCTCGACGGGGTTGACGCCTTCATCAAGGCGCATTCGAGTGCGCCCTGGTTCGTCTCCATGGTCGGCTTCGTCGCCGGCCTGCCTTTCCTCTATCAGATGGTCGAGCGCAAGCGGCAGCTCCAGGCGCCGAAATATCTGCGCCCGCGAACGGACACGCCCAAGCTCACGGTCGGGCACGGCGGCTGCTTCAGCTGCATCTACTCGGTGCGCGGCGCCGGCGGCTACCAGATGTTCGGCATCACGCCGATGCCGATCTACGATCCCAACCAGAAGATCAGCTACCTGCGCGATTTCATGTGCCTGTTCAAGCCGGGCGATATCGTGAAGTGGAAGCCGATCGACCGGGCGGCCTATGACGCGGCCGTCGGCGACGTCGAGGCGGGCCGCTTCGCGCCGGTCATCCGCGACGTCTCGTTCTCGCTGACCGAGTTCAACCAAGACATCGATGGCTACAATCACAAACTCGAGGGGGTCCTCCATGGCCATTAA
- a CDS encoding acetyl-CoA carboxylase, with amino-acid sequence MALQQIFSPLPGIFYRKPAPDKPDYKSDGDAVTQEDTVGLVEVMKSFNEVKAGVAGKIVRFLVDNEDAVMAGQPIAEIDV; translated from the coding sequence ATGGCTCTACAGCAAATCTTTTCGCCGCTCCCAGGCATATTCTACCGCAAGCCGGCACCGGACAAGCCGGACTACAAATCCGATGGCGACGCGGTCACGCAGGAAGACACGGTTGGCCTCGTCGAGGTCATGAAGTCGTTCAACGAAGTAAAAGCGGGCGTGGCCGGCAAGATCGTGCGCTTCCTTGTCGACAACGAGGACGCCGTGATGGCCGGCCAGCCGATCGCCGAGATCGATGTCTGA
- a CDS encoding biotin-dependent carboxyltransferase family protein, with protein sequence MAIKVLKPGLATTVQDLGRPGYYHIGIPLSGGMDRHALAAANLLVGNEEGAAVLEAVFMGPELEFTDDAMVAVTGAELPPKLDGVPRETWASFNVKRGQKLSFDFLKKGARAYIAVAGGIDVPVVLGSRSTYALGALGGFKGRKLEAGDELPVGTANAAVKEGRAVGDELRGLPVGMPTELRVIPGLYWHRITEAAGKGFFSDTWKVAPEADRIGYRFKGGKPLAFVPREPPFGAGSDPSNITDACYPYGSIQVPGGTEPIVLHRDAVSGGGYFMVGTVISADMDLIGQLQPNTPVTFVKVEMDQAVAARKVRAELLAKVRSSLTSSS encoded by the coding sequence ATGGCCATTAAGGTTCTGAAGCCGGGTCTTGCCACCACCGTCCAGGACCTCGGGCGGCCCGGTTATTATCACATCGGCATCCCGCTTTCCGGCGGCATGGACCGGCATGCGCTCGCAGCCGCGAACCTGCTCGTCGGCAACGAGGAGGGAGCAGCCGTTCTCGAAGCCGTCTTCATGGGGCCGGAGCTCGAGTTTACTGATGACGCCATGGTCGCAGTCACGGGGGCCGAGTTGCCGCCGAAGCTCGATGGCGTTCCGCGCGAGACGTGGGCCTCCTTCAACGTGAAGCGCGGCCAAAAGCTCTCCTTCGATTTCCTGAAAAAAGGCGCGCGCGCCTACATCGCCGTCGCAGGCGGCATCGACGTGCCGGTGGTTCTCGGCTCGCGCTCGACTTATGCGCTCGGCGCCCTCGGCGGCTTCAAGGGACGCAAGCTCGAGGCCGGCGACGAGTTGCCGGTCGGCACGGCCAATGCAGCGGTCAAGGAGGGCCGTGCAGTCGGGGACGAATTGCGCGGCTTGCCGGTTGGAATGCCAACGGAGTTGCGCGTCATCCCCGGACTTTACTGGCATCGCATCACCGAGGCCGCCGGCAAGGGGTTCTTTTCCGATACCTGGAAGGTCGCTCCGGAAGCCGACCGGATCGGCTACCGCTTCAAGGGCGGCAAGCCGCTCGCGTTCGTGCCGCGCGAGCCGCCATTCGGCGCGGGCTCCGATCCCTCCAACATCACCGATGCCTGCTATCCCTATGGCTCGATCCAGGTGCCCGGAGGAACCGAACCGATCGTGCTGCATCGTGACGCGGTTTCGGGCGGCGGCTATTTCATGGTCGGCACGGTCATTTCGGCCGATATGGATCTGATCGGCCAGCTGCAGCCCAATACGCCGGTCACGTTCGTCAAGGTCGAAATGGATCAGGCGGTGGCGGCCCGCAAAGTACGGGCTGAGCTGCTGGCGAAAGTCCGCTCGTCCTTGACGTCATCATCCTGA
- a CDS encoding aspartate kinase gives MRNNPIVVQKYGGACLETPAKIRAVASSLADLHRRGHRVVAIVSAMGKTTDELVKMAYQVSPHPNRRELDMLLTTGERISMSLLSMALSDFGVPAISFTGSQAGVMTDESHSSARILDVRPVRVREELDRGRIVVLAGFQGVNPVTKEITTLGRGGSDTTAVAMAAALRADCCEIIKEVDGVCSADPRIVVNSKPLRHLDFASLSEMCFWGAKVLHFRSVELAQSQNVRLVLKKWGGAEHSTQVMKEVCGMENGKVLAVNSMARIEHVEIDSADLNQGFEKFAQHLKQNGLSWPQLLASAFTAGKTRIMMTSDSESLDTLLRTLEGSKNLRKQRETLSSVSITCFGGVSSDLPFKAIQILQSHGIIVDKYVSSPHSVNLFVPIGGREAAVKALHSLV, from the coding sequence ATGCGCAACAATCCCATCGTCGTGCAAAAATACGGCGGCGCCTGCCTTGAAACCCCGGCAAAAATCCGCGCGGTTGCGAGCAGTCTTGCCGACCTACACAGACGCGGTCATCGGGTAGTTGCGATCGTTTCAGCGATGGGTAAGACCACCGACGAACTTGTTAAGATGGCTTATCAAGTAAGCCCGCATCCCAATCGCCGTGAACTGGACATGTTGCTGACCACCGGTGAGCGCATCAGTATGTCTCTATTGAGCATGGCGCTCTCCGATTTCGGCGTGCCGGCGATCAGTTTTACCGGCAGTCAAGCCGGAGTGATGACCGACGAATCCCATTCCTCCGCGCGCATTCTGGATGTGCGGCCAGTTCGCGTGCGCGAAGAACTCGATCGCGGGCGCATCGTGGTTTTGGCCGGCTTTCAGGGCGTGAATCCGGTGACCAAAGAAATCACCACGCTGGGCCGGGGCGGCAGCGACACCACTGCGGTCGCCATGGCCGCGGCGCTGAGGGCCGATTGCTGTGAAATAATCAAAGAGGTCGACGGCGTCTGCTCGGCCGATCCGCGCATCGTGGTGAATTCCAAACCGTTGCGTCACCTGGATTTTGCATCGCTATCCGAAATGTGTTTCTGGGGCGCCAAGGTTTTGCATTTCCGCAGCGTGGAGCTGGCACAAAGCCAAAATGTGCGCTTGGTTTTGAAAAAATGGGGCGGCGCTGAACACAGCACGCAAGTGATGAAGGAGGTTTGCGGAATGGAAAACGGAAAGGTTTTGGCCGTCAACTCGATGGCTCGCATTGAGCATGTGGAGATCGATTCGGCGGATCTCAATCAGGGTTTTGAGAAGTTCGCGCAGCATCTCAAACAAAACGGGTTGTCCTGGCCGCAACTCCTCGCTTCGGCTTTCACCGCCGGAAAAACCCGCATCATGATGACTTCCGATTCGGAATCGCTCGACACCTTGCTGCGCACGCTGGAGGGGAGCAAGAACTTGCGCAAACAGCGCGAGACCCTGAGTTCGGTGAGCATCACATGCTTCGGCGGCGTTTCTTCAGACTTGCCATTCAAGGCCATTCAGATTCTGCAAAGTCATGGGATCATCGTCGACAAATATGTTTCGTCACCGCATTCGGTGAATCTGTTTGTTCCTATCGGGGGTCGCGAGGCCGCGGTTAAGGCATTGCATTCGCTGGTCTAG